The Cyclopterus lumpus isolate fCycLum1 chromosome 6, fCycLum1.pri, whole genome shotgun sequence genome contains a region encoding:
- the LOC117732781 gene encoding leucine-rich repeat-containing protein 17-like — translation MQVTSSLLLASLLLLLLPSTEMKRPGKGRGLRRARHKLTQDRMRSVGRHSRSGPPRHVTPDCSELTEFEDVFIDCQDRRLTSIPTSQTWSKQPKHLLLARNKIKVLREDAFSGFESLTSLDLQQNQISLVAEGAFQGLTRLTTLLLQHNRLGTLSEELFLPMPNLRYLRLYDNPWNCLCPMDSLIRTLQVPSNRNLGNHARCAGPTRLKGMKLKQIDPNLLCKGTDPTGDQQGNQTDPIDPAEPIHIRTKPDATTSCHTYLFPQIRMDCSNRGLTEVPSNIPEDVVHIDLSYNSIRHLKARDFHRARGLRSLNISYNNMEHINTASFSGLLHLRELDLSNNSLHSVQYGVLEDLYFLSQLKLGGNPWVCDYSIHYMVYWLRLHPGVRHSGLLCRSPPEHTGESVAEYVHSYNRECPKDRQHSRTDQDQTDPELWNTPMEVQGELEEELEPSHLRVPQKYQIIRLS, via the exons ATGCAAGtgacctcctctctcctcttagcctccctgctcctcctcctgctcccgtCCACCGAGATGAAAAGACCAGGGAAGGGTAGAGGCCTCAGAAGAGCAAGacataaactcacacaggacag GATGAGAAGTGTTGGGCGTCACAGCAGATCGGGCCCCCCAAGGCATGTGACACCAGACTGCTCAGAGTTGACAGAATTTGAAGACGTGTTCATAGACTGTCAGGATCGACGCCTCACCTCCATTCCCACCTCACAGACCTGGTCCAAGCAACCAAAGCACCTCCTTCTGGCCCGTAATAAGATCAAAGTCCTTCGTGAAGATGCCTTCTCTGGATTTGAAAGTTTAACCAGTCTGGACCTGCAGCAGAATCAGATCTCTTTAGTGGCGGAAGGGGCCTTCCAGGGCCTGACACGCCTTACaaccctgctgctgcagcacaacCGCCTGGGAACACTTAGCGAGGAGCTCTTCCTCCCCATGCCAAACCTTCGCTACCTGCGTCTATATGATAATCCCTGGAATTGTCTCTGCCCTATGGACAGTCTCATACGCACCCTTCAGGTCCCAAGCAACCGTAATCTAGGAAATCATGCCAG GTGTGCAGGGCCCACCAGGCTAAAAGGCATGAAGTTAAAGCAGATTGACCCCAATTTACTTTGCAAGGGGACAGACCCAACCGGCGACCAACAGGGTAACCAAACAGATCCCATAGACCCGGCAGAGCCCATTCACATTCGCACGAAACCAGACGCAACCACATCTTGCCATACCTATCTTTTCCCCCAAATACGAATGGACTGCAGTAACAGAG GTCTAACTGAGGTGCCTTCAAATATTCCAGAGGATGTTGTTCATATCGATCTGTCATATAATTCAATCCGTCATCTCAAAGCCAGAGATTTCCACAGAGCAAGGGGCCTCAGAAGCCTTAACATCAGTTATAACAACATGGAGCATATTAACACAG CTTCCTTTTCTGGGCTGCTGCATCTGCGAGAGCTGGACCTGTCCAACAACAGCCTGCATTCGGTCCAGTACGGTGTTCTTGAAGACCTTTACTTCCTGTCACAGCTAAAGCTGGGAGGAAACCCCTGGGTGTGTGACTATAG CATCCACTATATGGTGTACTGGCTGCGACTGCACCCAGGGGTGAGACACTCTGGCCTCTTGTGTCGATCTCCTCCTGAGCATACTGGGGAGAGTGTAGCGGAGTATGTGCATTCCTACAACAGAGAGTGTCCAAAGGACAGACAGCACAGCAGAACAGATCAAGACCAAACCGACCCTGAGCTATGGAACACACCAATGGAAGTGCAGGGAgaactggaggaggagctggagccgAGCCACTTGAGAGTCCCGCAGAAATACCAGATCATCAGGCTGTCCTGA